The nucleotide window gtctggcgacctacgagcAGGCGCATTTTTGGCGcaaaaactcagcctcactgtgcagagggggCACGCGGCCAGTGTCCTGGGAACAACGCCTCAGGCTAATTTATGTTTAGATCATCATTCACTTCATCATTCATTTCTAAACTTATATgtcagatacttaaataaatttgctactTAATTAGTTGGTAGGATTCTAAAAAGTTTTATGTTACAATTTTGTATCCATCTAATTTTTGTTCCAGGCATAATCGAGTTTCACAAATGCTGCGGAGATTCCATACAGGATGACTGGAGAAGACAAGGCTTCTACCGACCACGGCGAAACTTTCCTAGTCAAAGTCAAGATGACAACTCCTTTCAGCCTAACCATCATAATCACCAGAGCCAGAACACTAGGCCACAGCAAGCAAGGACAGGTTTTGGCCAAAATTCCGAAAATCTATTTGGAATAAATACTTACCAGAATTCTCAAAAGCAGAATATTGGATTTAGTAATACTCAAGCTCAATACTCATTTGGAGGACATCAGACCTCTAAATTCGCAGACTTATCAACGGGGTCCAGTGAAAATCAAGGAACATTTGGAACCAGTTATCAAAATGCAAAGCTACCGAGTAACAATGAAAATTCTCAAAGTCGAAATGCATTTGGATTTAACAGTCAAAGCTCATTCAGGTCAGAATATCAAAATGGTGGTCAAAATACAGTTGGATCCAGAGTCGGTCAGAATTCGTTCGGTCCTAGTCAGAATTTACAAACACCGAACAATGGTCAGAATTCCTTTAGGTCAAGTTTCAGCGGTCAATCTGCATTTGGTAGTTACAATCCAAAACAGAGCTCTTTTGAAAGCTTCAGTCAAAACAGTCAAGCATTTGGAAACTTTGGACAGAAAGTCCAGGCTCCAAATCCATTCAGCAATTTCCAAAATCGAAACACATTCTCCAATTTTGGTTCTAACTTAGCTAAAGGTCAAAATCATCAGGCATCTGACTATCTCCCACCAAAACCCTACAAAGCGCCGGGATATTTACCACCTGACGAATCAAAGACCACTTCAACTACAAGAAGACCATTCTTTACCACTACTACGAGACGACCATTCTTTACCACAAGTACAACTCGAAGACCATTTTATACTACAACTAAAAGAACATTTTTTACCACAACCACTACTAAGCGGCCATTCTTTACCACTACAAATAAAACACCATTATTTACCACTACCACAACAAAGAGACCTTTCTTTACTACCACTACAACAAAAAAACCAATtactacgacaacgaaacgacCAATCTACACAACAACACCAAATCATCAAGTAATATTCCCTGATAAGATACCGAAACACCCATTCGACGCGGTATCTCCAGCCATGGCTATGATAGTACCACCAGAACCAGATGATGAAGATGAAATCATACCTGACTTTAGAACTACAACACAGAAACCAGCTGTTCTTCCAGCCATGGCTATGGTCGTACCACCAGAACCAGATGATGAAGATGAAATTGTTCCTGACTTTAGAACTACAACGCAGAAACCAGCTGTTCTTCCAGCCATGGCTATGATCGTACCACCAGAACCAGACGATGAAGATGAAATCGTACCTGACTTTAGAACTACAACGCAGAAACCAGTTGTTCTTCCAGCCTTGGCTATGATCGTACCACCAGAACCAGATGATGAAGATGAAATCGTACCTGGCTTTAGAACTACAACGCAGAAACCAGCTGTTCTTCCAGCCTTGGCTATGATCGTACCACCAGAACCAAATGATGAAGATGAAATCGTACCTGACTTTAGAACTACAACGAAGGAACCAGTTGTTCTTCCAGCTATGGCTATGATCGTACCACCTGAAGAAGATGATCCTATAACGATTTCGACAACTACATTAGTAACTAGCCCTTCAACCACTAAAATTACCACTCCTTCAACAACCGTTTTTACTACGCCATCAACTAGTACTACTTTTTCTACAACCTCTTCTACTACCATAACTTCTCCATCGACAACGATATCGACTACTTTGAGTACTCCGTCTACAACATTAACGACTCCTGATTTAAATCGTAATCAAGAAGAAGAAACTACCCCAACTACAAAAACAACAACTGTTATTATTGTTACAAAAGCTACACCAACAACAAAACCCCCTGTTGTAGAAGAAACTACCCCAACTACAGAAACAACAACCGTCATTACTGTAACAAAAGCTACACCAACAACAACACCCCCTGTTGTAGAAGAAACTACCCCAACTACAGAAACAACAACCGTCATTCCAGTCACAAAAACTACAACAACAACAATGAAACGACCTTTTATAGGGATTGGATACTTACCACCGGACCCCAAAACTACTTCGACAACAACGATCTATCCTGATATTGTGCGAGCTGAGCAGCCTGTTGCCGGAGGTGATGAAGTGCCTCTAGAACCTAAATGTGATCCATTGGACCCAAGCACTTGGCCCACGTTATACGAGCAACGACAATATGGTGAACTACCCTGTGCGCCAGTCACAACTACTCCATCACTTATACCGCCTTCACCAGCACCGGCTAGAGCCGACCCAGTCCCACCAGAGCCAGAATGTGACCCTCTAGACCCCAGCACTTGGCCCTCGGAAGTAGACCAACGAGATTTTGGTGAAACACCTTGTGCCTTTGTGTCTTCACCCACTGCTACACCTACTACACCTCCTACCACTCCTACTACACCTACTACATCTCCTTCCACACCTCCCACTACACCTCCTACCACACCTACTACACCTCCTACCACACCTCCTACTACACCCCCCACCACACCTCCTGATTCGGAAGTCGACGAACGACTTTTTGGTGAAACACCGTTTTCACCTGTATCTTCAACTACTACTAGCACTTCTACTACAACAACTACTACGACTACGCCATCTACAACCACTTCGACTACACCATCTACAACCACTTCGACTACACCACCTACAACCACTTCAACTACACCATCTACTACCACTTCGACTACACCATCTACTACTACTTCGACTACTTCTACGCCATCTACTACAACCACGACTACTACTACAATAAAACCACCATATATAGGTCGTGGATATTTACCACCTACCAACCATACCTTGAACCTACCACCATCACCAGCACAAGCTGAACCAGTACCACCAGAACCGGAATGTGACCCTCTAGACCCCAGCACTTGGCCTTCAGAATTCGACCAAAGATATTACGGAGTATCACCCTGTGCCCCGAACATAACCAAACCACCTGTAGGCCTTACATATCCTCCAGACGACTGTATAGTAAAGAAAAGAAAGCGTAGAGCGACTGAGGTGACGCTAAGGTTAAAAGATGTAAAAGGAACTCCTAGGCCTGTCTGGTATGCTGGTATATACAGGAAGATCACGGACCCTTACTTCCCTATATGTGGAGGGTCGATAGTTCGAGAGGATGTGGTTATATCAGGTCAGTTGTCCATTTTTCTACTccagccaggcgtggctcactccgcgatttcgtcgctttgctacaggtagctaaaagtacatccgttccacaccaattttggtggctaggcataagccgcgcgtggcgctgtcgccacctagcggccatacctgtcctgatcgtaacagacgcgttttgttagagagtgagtcttctgtacctagtactattatttattctgtgctccaGCACTTTTATTTGTAGATTAAATGACTGCCAGTGAGATCGAAATCAACTTCATAAGAAGCGCGGGGCCCCGCCCCCGGTGCAGTGTTCTTAGGATCCTAACAGCAGTGTTCTTAggaatatggccctttaaacttttgacatacgcacggaaagtgctctttgccgcactagtgcgggaaagtaggaccatatgtactgtaaaaaaatattgtgtgcaacGGTACATAATTAGACCTCTTAAATattcatatatacatacatataaaatatataaacctGCTTTcaatatttacatacatttcCAGCTGCCCACTGTTTTTGGGACGACGTGGTCGGGCTGCAGCCAGCTCAACAATTCGCGGTGGCCGCCAGCAAGATTTACAAGCCTTGGAAGGACCCTATGGATAAGAAGGCGCAGAAATCTGACGTGAGTGCATGATATTTGGTAACAATAGTAAAAAATAGaatctgttcggaaagagaagagtcgcggAATATATGGGGCGTAAAATTAAAGTTTTTgtcaaaattttcatttttggtacaagctttcatcgttgactgtactgttttttccacagacaactaat belongs to Cydia splendana chromosome 26, ilCydSple1.2, whole genome shotgun sequence and includes:
- the LOC134803150 gene encoding mucin-2-like, producing MLRTIIVISILGIIEFHKCCGDSIQDDWRRQGFYRPRRNFPSQSQDDNSFQPNHHNHQSQNTRPQQARTGFGQNSENLFGINTYQNSQKQNIGFSNTQAQYSFGGHQTSKFADLSTGSSENQGTFGTSYQNAKLPSNNENSQSRNAFGFNSQSSFRSEYQNGGQNTVGSRVGQNSFGPSQNLQTPNNGQNSFRSSFSGQSAFGSYNPKQSSFESFSQNSQAFGNFGQKVQAPNPFSNFQNRNTFSNFGSNLAKGQNHQASDYLPPKPYKAPGYLPPDESKTTSTTRRPFFTTTTRRPFFTTSTTRRPFYTTTKRTFFTTTTTKRPFFTTTNKTPLFTTTTTKRPFFTTTTTKKPITTTTKRPIYTTTPNHQVIFPDKIPKHPFDAVSPAMAMIVPPEPDDEDEIIPDFRTTTQKPAVLPAMAMVVPPEPDDEDEIVPDFRTTTQKPAVLPAMAMIVPPEPDDEDEIVPDFRTTTQKPVVLPALAMIVPPEPDDEDEIVPGFRTTTQKPAVLPALAMIVPPEPNDEDEIVPDFRTTTKEPVVLPAMAMIVPPEEDDPITISTTTLVTSPSTTKITTPSTTVFTTPSTSTTFSTTSSTTITSPSTTISTTLSTPSTTLTTPDLNRNQEEETTPTTKTTTVIIVTKATPTTKPPVVEETTPTTETTTVITVTKATPTTTPPVVEETTPTTETTTVIPVTKTTTTTMKRPFIGIGYLPPDPKTTSTTTIYPDIVRAEQPVAGGDEVPLEPKCDPLDPSTWPTLYEQRQYGELPCAPVTTTPSLIPPSPAPARADPVPPEPECDPLDPSTWPSEVDQRDFGETPCAFVSSPTATPTTPPTTPTTPTTSPSTPPTTPPTTPTTPPTTPPTTPPTTPPDSEVDERLFGETPFSPVSSTTTSTSTTTTTTTTPSTTTSTTPSTTTSTTPPTTTSTTPSTTTSTTPSTTTSTTSTPSTTTTTTTTIKPPYIGRGYLPPTNHTLNLPPSPAQAEPVPPEPECDPLDPSTWPSEFDQRYYGVSPCAPNITKPPVGLTYPPDDCIVKKRKRRATEVTLRLKDVKGTPRPVWYAGIYRKITDPYFPICGGSIVREDVVISAAHCFWDDVVGLQPAQQFAVAASKIYKPWKDPMDKKAQKSDVLDIKIPARFLGAKTSFQEDIAILKLATPFKYTRGVRPICVDFDDDFDRQQMKAGHQGTIAGWGLTDSVGTPTQRLLWLELPYIEIEKCIRDSEDAFLKYITCDKVCAGENDTGKALCKGDSGGGLAFWSGPADHATPYLRGIASTAPSPRNAECNVYAYGSFTHVRAHRTFLRDHVPEIESCRFWE